The Tistrella bauzanensis genome includes a region encoding these proteins:
- a CDS encoding efflux RND transporter permease subunit, giving the protein MTEETPGGSRPETGETPDRPGEGSPRDGGGFNLSAWAINHRALVLFLILILGIGGLWSYTQLGRAEDPSFTIKTMVVSARWPGATTLEMQSQVADEIEKKLQELPHLERLDTYSQPGASFIQVTLSDSTPPGDVKDLWYQVRKKVGDIRNRLPSGVLGPFYNDEYGDVYSALYMITADGLDPAALEKVAEHMRSRLLKVPDVTKVDVIGAQDQRIWVEFSHTRLATLGITPEAIFDSVGRQNAVSPAGSIDTTADRIHLRVTGAFDAVERIAATPVEANGRVFRLGDVADVRRGFEDPSDFLVRQGGKPALGVGVAMEDGANILTLGENLTAAMATIRAELPVGIDVEQIADQPHVVEDSVAEFVKVFLEALAIVLAVSFLSLGLRTGIVVALSVPLVLAIVFLVMFAIGMDLHRISLGALIIALGLLVDDAIIAIEMMVVKMEQGWSRARAATFAWTSTAFPMLTGTLVTAAGFLPVGFAKSSSGEYAGAIFWVVGIALIASWFVAVIFTPYLGFKLLPDYSKKKHHNPDAVYETRVYRILRRMIAWCVGHRILVILITVALFAGAVFGTSKVPQQFFPTSTRPELFLELRMPEGTAIGVTDAAARSAEQLLVGDDDIQYYTTYVGQGSPRFWLGLNPVLPNTAFAQIVILTRDTEARERVKARLDKALEAGAVPEARARVDRFVFGPPVGFPVQFRVVGDDPLKVRDYAYQVRDIMLRNDKVVDPHLNWNEQQKSLRLQVDQDRARALGMTPSDISETLRTLLDGRTITQYREGNDLIDVVARAVPDERLDLDRLPALTIASRNGVAVPLDQVVRIDYVFEEPILWRRNREIVLTVRGDVIDGVQPPDVTNELLPALADLKASLPEGYRIDTGGAIEESAKANKAIAAVMPVMLIVMLTILMVQVQSFSRLFLVILTAPLGLIGAVGALLVMNAPFGFVALLGLIALAGMIMRNTVILIDQIETDVRAGHARSRAIVDATVRRARPVVLTAAAAILGMIPLSSSVFWGPLALTIMGGLLVATALTLLALPAIYALWFRVPRAEVTQTVVEENSHHR; this is encoded by the coding sequence ATGACCGAAGAGACACCGGGCGGCAGCCGCCCGGAGACCGGCGAGACGCCAGACCGTCCCGGCGAGGGATCACCGCGCGATGGTGGCGGGTTCAACCTGTCGGCCTGGGCGATCAATCATCGCGCGCTTGTGCTGTTCCTGATCCTGATCCTGGGCATCGGGGGGTTGTGGTCCTATACCCAGCTGGGGCGCGCGGAAGACCCGTCCTTCACCATCAAGACCATGGTGGTTTCGGCGCGTTGGCCCGGTGCCACCACGCTGGAGATGCAGTCTCAGGTCGCCGACGAGATCGAGAAGAAGCTTCAGGAACTGCCGCATCTGGAACGGCTGGATACCTATTCCCAGCCAGGCGCCAGCTTCATCCAGGTGACCCTGTCCGACAGCACCCCGCCCGGTGACGTCAAGGATCTGTGGTATCAGGTGCGCAAGAAGGTTGGCGATATCCGCAACCGCCTGCCATCCGGCGTGCTGGGGCCGTTCTACAACGACGAATATGGCGACGTGTATTCGGCGCTGTATATGATCACCGCCGACGGGCTGGATCCGGCAGCGCTTGAGAAAGTGGCCGAGCATATGCGCTCGCGGCTGCTGAAGGTGCCCGACGTCACCAAGGTCGATGTCATCGGCGCGCAGGATCAGCGGATCTGGGTGGAATTCAGCCACACCCGGCTTGCGACGCTGGGCATCACGCCCGAGGCGATCTTCGACAGCGTCGGTCGGCAGAACGCGGTGTCGCCCGCGGGATCGATCGATACCACCGCCGACCGCATCCATCTCAGGGTCACCGGCGCCTTCGATGCCGTGGAGCGGATCGCCGCCACACCGGTCGAAGCCAATGGGCGGGTTTTCAGGCTGGGTGACGTCGCCGATGTCCGGCGCGGCTTCGAGGATCCGAGCGATTTTCTGGTGCGCCAGGGCGGCAAGCCGGCTCTGGGCGTCGGCGTCGCCATGGAGGACGGGGCCAACATCCTGACCCTGGGCGAGAACCTGACCGCCGCGATGGCCACCATCCGCGCCGAGCTGCCGGTGGGCATCGATGTCGAGCAGATCGCCGACCAGCCGCATGTGGTGGAAGACTCGGTCGCCGAATTCGTGAAGGTGTTTCTGGAGGCGCTGGCGATCGTGCTGGCGGTGAGCTTCCTGTCGCTGGGGCTGCGCACCGGCATCGTGGTGGCGCTGTCGGTACCGCTGGTGCTGGCGATCGTGTTCCTGGTGATGTTCGCGATCGGCATGGATCTGCACCGCATCTCGCTGGGCGCGCTGATCATCGCCCTGGGCCTCCTGGTCGACGACGCCATCATCGCCATCGAAATGATGGTGGTGAAGATGGAACAGGGCTGGAGCCGGGCGCGTGCGGCCACCTTCGCCTGGACATCCACCGCCTTTCCGATGCTGACCGGCACCCTGGTGACTGCGGCCGGCTTCCTGCCGGTCGGTTTCGCCAAGTCCAGCTCCGGCGAATATGCCGGCGCGATCTTCTGGGTGGTCGGTATCGCGCTGATCGCGTCGTGGTTCGTGGCGGTGATCTTCACGCCCTATCTGGGTTTCAAACTGCTGCCAGACTACTCTAAGAAGAAGCATCATAACCCTGACGCCGTGTACGAAACCCGGGTCTATCGCATCCTGCGCCGGATGATCGCCTGGTGCGTGGGGCATCGCATCCTGGTGATCCTGATCACGGTGGCATTGTTCGCCGGCGCCGTCTTCGGCACCAGCAAGGTGCCGCAGCAGTTCTTCCCCACCTCGACCCGTCCGGAGCTGTTCCTGGAACTGCGGATGCCGGAAGGCACGGCCATCGGCGTCACCGATGCCGCCGCGCGCTCCGCCGAACAGCTTCTGGTCGGTGACGACGATATCCAGTACTACACCACCTATGTCGGTCAGGGCTCGCCGCGCTTCTGGCTGGGGCTGAACCCGGTGCTGCCCAACACCGCCTTCGCCCAGATCGTGATCCTGACCCGCGACACCGAGGCGCGTGAACGGGTGAAGGCGCGGCTGGACAAGGCATTGGAGGCGGGGGCTGTTCCAGAGGCGCGGGCACGTGTCGACCGGTTCGTGTTCGGCCCGCCGGTGGGCTTTCCGGTCCAGTTCCGCGTGGTCGGCGACGACCCGCTGAAGGTGCGCGACTATGCCTATCAGGTCCGTGACATCATGTTGCGGAACGACAAGGTGGTCGATCCGCATCTGAACTGGAACGAACAGCAGAAGAGCCTGCGTCTGCAGGTGGATCAGGACCGGGCGCGGGCGTTGGGGATGACGCCGTCCGATATCTCGGAAACCCTGCGCACCCTGCTCGACGGTCGCACCATCACCCAGTACCGCGAGGGTAACGACCTGATCGACGTGGTGGCCCGCGCGGTGCCCGATGAACGGCTCGACCTCGACCGGCTGCCGGCCTTGACCATCGCCAGCCGCAATGGCGTGGCCGTGCCGCTGGATCAGGTGGTGCGCATCGATTACGTGTTCGAGGAACCGATCCTGTGGCGCCGCAACCGCGAGATCGTGCTGACCGTGCGCGGCGACGTGATCGACGGCGTGCAGCCGCCGGATGTCACCAATGAACTGCTGCCGGCGCTGGCCGATCTGAAGGCGTCACTGCCGGAAGGCTATCGGATCGACACCGGCGGCGCGATCGAGGAAAGCGCCAAGGCCAACAAGGCGATCGCCGCGGTCATGCCGGTGATGCTGATCGTGATGCTCACCATCCTGATGGTGCAGGTGCAGTCGTTCTCGCGGCTGTTCCTGGTGATCCTGACGGCACCGCTGGGCCTGATCGGTGCTGTGGGCGCGCTGCTGGTGATGAACGCGCCGTTCGGTTTCGTGGCCTTGCTGGGCCTGATCGCGCTGGCCGGCATGATCATGCGCAACACGGTCATCCTGATCGACCAGATCGAAACCGATGTCCGCGCCGGCCATGCCCGGTCGCGGGCCATCGTCGATGCCACGGTGCGGCGCGCGCGACCCGTGGTACTGACGGCCGCCGCCGCCATTCTGGGCATGATTCCGCTGTCGAGCAGCGTGTTCTGGGGGCCGCTGGCGCTGACCATCATGGGCGGCCTTCTGGTTGCGACCGCGCTGACGTTGCTGGCGCTGCCGGCGATCTATGCGCTGTGGTTCCGGGTGCCGCGCGCCGAGGTGACGCAGACTGTCGTCGAGGAAAACAGCCATCACCGGTAG